The Euphorbia lathyris chromosome 2, ddEupLath1.1, whole genome shotgun sequence genome includes a window with the following:
- the LOC136220351 gene encoding transcription factor BEE 3: MAQPHFSADFPVFIDQIDANMDSITHQNLLLDHSNFTSNFHPLFPLSTDHFFTHPQNFPSTFHQNNQINVIPPPEIDQIESRKRKALMDVSAESSNSMNSSPQVSDARKGKNIKRGKRSKGKLEEDEEDNKPKEVVHVRARRGQATDSHSLAERVRRGKINERLKCLQDIVPGCYKTMGMAVMLDEIINYVQSLQNQVEFLSMKLTAASTFYDFNSEIDAIEMIQRAKVQEAKGGIGSMNTYNHPSWSL, encoded by the exons ATGGCTCAACCTCATTTCTCTGCAGATTTTCCAGTATTCATCGATCAAATTGATGCAAACATGGATTCAATTACCCACCAAAATTTACTGCTTGACCATTCTAACTTCACCAGTAATTTCCACCCTCTCTTCCCTCTTTCAACTGACCATTTTTTTACCCACCCCCAAAATTTCCCTTCCACTTTCCACCAAAACAATCAGATTAATGTAATTCCACCTCCTGAAATTGATCAGATTGAAAGCAGGAAAAGAAAAGCTTTAATGGATGTATCTGCAGAAAGTAGTAATTCAATGAACTCGTCTCCACAAGTTTCTGATGCTCGCAAaggtaaaaatataaaaagaggTAAAAGATCAAAAGGTAAATTAgaagaggatgaagaagataatAAACCAAAAGAAGTTGTCCATGTTAGAGCTAGAAGAGGACAAGCCACTGACAGCCATAGTTTAGCAGAAAGg GTAAGAAGAGGAAAAATTAATGAGAGACTAAAATGCTTGCAAGATATTGTCCCAGGTTGCTACAAg ACTATGGGAATGGCAGTAATGTTGGATGAAATAATCAATTATGTTCAGTCCTTACAAAATCAAGTTGAG TTCTTATCAATGAAGCTGACAGCAGCTAGCACATTTTATGACTTCAATTCAGAGATAGATGCAATTGAAATGATACag AGAGCAAAAGTACAGGAGGCAAAAGGAGGAATAGGGTCAATGAATACATATAATCATCCATCATGGTCCCTTTGA